A single genomic interval of Cupriavidus sp. MP-37 harbors:
- the prmB gene encoding 50S ribosomal protein L3 N(5)-glutamine methyltransferase — MATPSPLRTVRDLLRLAVSRFTAARLSFGHGSANAYDEAAYLVLHTLNLPLDTLDPFLDARLLPEEVEAVLKVIDRRVNERVPAAYITHEAYMHGLRFYVDSRVIVPRSFIGELLQEGLEPWVGESDSIGPVLELCTGSGCLPIVAAHVWPNAKIDAVDISSDALAVARRNVADYKMDDRIRLYEGDLYAPLPHGATYDVILTNPPYVNETSMQALPPEYLAEPRIALAGGDDGMDVVRRIIAGAKSRLNPGGVLVVEIGNEHANVEAVFPELEIVWLPVSAGDEQVFLLTYDALPG, encoded by the coding sequence ATGGCAACGCCCTCTCCCCTGCGCACCGTGCGCGACCTGCTGCGCCTGGCCGTGTCGCGCTTTACCGCCGCGCGCCTGTCCTTTGGCCACGGCAGCGCCAACGCCTATGACGAGGCGGCCTACCTGGTGCTGCATACGCTCAACCTGCCGCTCGATACGCTCGATCCCTTCCTCGATGCGCGGCTGCTGCCCGAGGAAGTCGAGGCCGTGCTGAAGGTGATCGACCGCCGCGTCAACGAGCGCGTGCCGGCCGCCTACATCACGCACGAAGCCTATATGCACGGCCTGCGCTTCTACGTCGATTCGCGCGTGATCGTGCCGCGCAGCTTTATCGGCGAACTGCTGCAGGAAGGGCTGGAGCCCTGGGTCGGCGAGAGCGACAGCATCGGCCCGGTGCTGGAACTGTGCACCGGCTCCGGCTGCCTGCCGATCGTGGCCGCGCATGTGTGGCCGAACGCGAAGATCGATGCGGTCGACATCTCGTCCGATGCGCTCGCCGTGGCGCGCCGCAACGTTGCCGACTACAAGATGGACGACCGCATCCGTCTCTACGAAGGCGACCTGTACGCACCGCTGCCGCACGGCGCCACCTACGACGTGATCCTGACCAACCCGCCCTACGTCAACGAAACCTCGATGCAGGCGCTGCCGCCGGAATACCTGGCCGAGCCGCGCATCGCGCTGGCCGGCGGCGACGACGGCATGGACGTGGTGCGGCGGATCATCGCCGGCGCCAAGTCACGGCTGAACCCGGGTGGCGTGCTGGTGGTGGAGATCGGCAACGAGCATGCCAATGTGGAGGCCGTCTTCCCGGAACTGGAAATCGTCTGGCTGCCGGTCAGCGCGGGCGATGAGCAGGTGTTTTTGCTGACGTACGACGCGTTGCCGGGGTAA
- a CDS encoding ArsC family reductase, producing the protein MTVLLYGIPNCDTVKKARTWLDANGVAYTFHDFKKQGVDEAMLRGWLRHVPLATLLNRKGTTWRALSDADKARAGEEAGAIALMQQSPSLIKRPVLAHDGKVMVGFSADQYASQF; encoded by the coding sequence ATGACCGTCCTGCTCTACGGCATTCCCAACTGCGATACCGTCAAGAAAGCCCGCACCTGGCTGGATGCCAACGGCGTGGCCTACACCTTCCACGACTTCAAGAAGCAGGGCGTGGACGAGGCCATGCTGCGCGGCTGGCTGCGGCACGTGCCGCTGGCCACGCTGCTCAACCGCAAGGGCACCACCTGGCGCGCGCTGTCCGATGCCGACAAGGCCCGCGCCGGGGAAGAAGCCGGCGCGATCGCGCTGATGCAGCAAAGCCCGTCGCTGATCAAGCGCCCGGTGCTGGCCCACGATGGCAAGGTGATGGTCGGCTTCTCCGCCGACCAGTACGCCAGCCAGTTCTGA
- the dapD gene encoding 2,3,4,5-tetrahydropyridine-2,6-dicarboxylate N-succinyltransferase, whose protein sequence is MTQALQALIDQAWEDRTSLSPKSAPNDIREAVANVISQLDSGALRVAEKQGKDWIVNQWVKKAVLLSFRLEDNAPMSAGGFAQFYDKVPTKFANWSGDDFARAGFRVVPPAVARRGSFIAKNAVLMPSYVNIGAYVDEGTMVDTWATVGSCAQIGKNVHLSGGVGIGGVLEPLQANPVIIEDNCFIGARSEVVEGVIVEENSVISMGVYLGQSTKIYDRETGEIHYGRVPAGSVVVAGNLPSKDGKYSLYCAVIVKKVDAQTRAKTSLNDLLRGD, encoded by the coding sequence ATGACGCAAGCTCTGCAAGCCCTGATCGACCAGGCCTGGGAAGACCGCACCAGCCTGTCGCCGAAGTCCGCCCCCAACGACATCCGCGAGGCCGTTGCCAACGTCATCAGCCAGCTGGATTCGGGCGCGCTGCGCGTGGCCGAGAAGCAAGGCAAGGACTGGATCGTCAACCAGTGGGTCAAGAAGGCCGTGCTGCTGTCGTTCCGCCTCGAAGACAACGCGCCCATGAGCGCCGGCGGCTTTGCCCAGTTCTACGACAAGGTGCCGACCAAGTTCGCCAACTGGAGCGGCGACGACTTCGCCCGCGCCGGCTTCCGCGTGGTGCCGCCCGCGGTGGCGCGCCGCGGTTCGTTCATTGCGAAGAACGCGGTGCTGATGCCGTCGTACGTCAACATCGGCGCCTATGTCGATGAAGGCACCATGGTCGACACCTGGGCCACGGTCGGTTCGTGCGCGCAGATCGGCAAGAACGTGCACCTGTCGGGCGGCGTGGGCATCGGCGGCGTGCTGGAGCCGCTGCAGGCCAACCCCGTGATCATCGAAGACAACTGCTTTATCGGCGCGCGCTCGGAAGTGGTCGAAGGCGTGATCGTCGAGGAAAACTCGGTGATCTCGATGGGCGTGTACCTGGGCCAGTCGACCAAGATCTACGACCGCGAAACCGGCGAGATCCACTATGGCCGCGTGCCGGCCGGCTCGGTGGTGGTGGCGGGCAACCTGCCGTCCAAGGACGGCAAGTACAGCCTGTACTGCGCCGTGATCGTGAAGAAGGTCGACGCGCAGACCCGCGCCAAGACCAGCCTGAACGACCTGCTGCGCGGCGACTGA
- a CDS encoding MFS transporter produces MTPSHIPPPGSPPGAGTLPARHPATYAVRGIAILTFAFALSQFFRSCLAVMAPELQHDFGLSPAGFGALSSSFFLAFAVAQIPVGIAFDRYGVGRPTALLLAVGALSSILFVLAPNGTAATLAQMGLGLACAPVFMGLLHFASEQLSERDYTRVVSRSNATGMIGSLCATAPLGWAVSLVGWRPSMAVSALGMVAACYGVWRCVRDQGHAEARSASWAAMLSESLQLLKLAPLWTLIPLCVAMAAGTAFRNAWSGPYLADVFSLGSAPRGVALTLLSLAGFLTAFLLPVLVRRSTLKATIAGWSCFAMGGAILLALWPDNGIGYGVAMMALLSTIGMLHPLVMAQGRGLIPPSQRGRGLGLLNTFVFLGSALASWAFGLIANAGHVRGWPLPSTYAAIFLSAAVLIAAALVPYWFSPAHPASH; encoded by the coding sequence GTGACCCCCAGCCATATCCCCCCTCCCGGATCGCCTCCCGGCGCCGGCACCCTGCCCGCGCGACACCCGGCGACCTACGCCGTGCGCGGCATCGCCATCCTGACCTTCGCGTTCGCGCTCAGCCAGTTCTTCCGCTCGTGCCTGGCAGTGATGGCGCCGGAGCTGCAGCACGATTTCGGCCTGTCGCCGGCGGGCTTCGGCGCGCTGTCGTCTTCGTTCTTCCTGGCCTTTGCCGTGGCGCAGATCCCGGTGGGGATCGCCTTCGACCGCTATGGCGTGGGCCGTCCGACCGCGCTGCTGCTGGCGGTGGGCGCGCTGTCGTCGATCCTGTTCGTGCTGGCACCCAACGGCACCGCGGCCACGCTGGCGCAGATGGGCCTGGGGCTGGCGTGCGCGCCGGTGTTCATGGGGCTGCTGCATTTCGCCTCGGAACAACTGTCCGAGCGCGACTACACCCGCGTGGTCAGCCGCTCCAACGCCACCGGCATGATCGGCTCGCTGTGCGCGACCGCGCCGCTGGGGTGGGCCGTCTCGCTGGTCGGCTGGCGCCCGTCGATGGCGGTGTCGGCGCTGGGCATGGTGGCGGCCTGCTATGGCGTGTGGCGCTGCGTGCGCGACCAGGGCCATGCCGAGGCCCGCAGCGCGTCGTGGGCGGCGATGCTGTCGGAAAGCCTGCAACTGCTCAAGCTGGCGCCGCTGTGGACGCTGATCCCGCTATGCGTGGCGATGGCCGCCGGCACCGCCTTCCGCAATGCCTGGAGCGGGCCCTACCTGGCCGACGTGTTCAGCCTGGGCTCGGCGCCGCGCGGCGTGGCGCTGACGCTGCTGAGCCTGGCCGGCTTCCTGACCGCCTTCCTGCTGCCGGTGCTGGTGCGGCGCAGCACACTCAAGGCCACCATCGCCGGCTGGTCGTGCTTTGCCATGGGCGGTGCGATCCTGCTGGCGCTGTGGCCCGACAACGGCATCGGCTATGGCGTGGCCATGATGGCGCTGCTGTCGACCATCGGCATGCTGCATCCGCTGGTGATGGCGCAGGGCCGCGGGCTGATCCCGCCATCGCAGCGCGGACGCGGCCTCGGGCTGCTCAATACCTTCGTGTTCCTGGGCTCGGCACTGGCCTCCTGGGCCTTCGGGCTGATTGCCAATGCCGGCCATGTGCGCGGCTGGCCGCTGCCGTCGACCTATGCGGCGATCTTCCTGTCGGCGGCGGTGCTGATCGCCGCCGCGCTGGTGCCCTACTGGTTCAGCCCGGCGCATCCCGCCAGCCATTAG
- a CDS encoding class I adenylate-forming enzyme family protein yields MTQPTPLQRPFTTMSVLVREHAAQRPAQRALMHGERALDYAGLDAAMDRVAAALARDGVRPGEAIAICAASSIEYAAVYLGAVRAGVVVAPLAPSSTPDSLAGMIADAGARIVFTDASVADVLAPVRARLAGTPVVTLDGSAAGQPYADWLAPAGTPVAEPDIHPEMPLNIIYSSGTTGTPKGIVQSHGMRWAHVSRGAATGYGTDAVTLLSTPLYSNTTLASFFPTIGLGGTAILMAKFDAAQYLALAQRHRVTHTMLVPVQYQRLLAHPAFDQHDLSSFRHKFCTSAPFSPALKAEVLRRWPGALTELYGMTEGGGGCLLFADQFPHKLHTVGRPATGADVRIIDEAGRELPPGSTGEVVGRSAAMMNGYHNQPEKTAETEWHDAQGQRFIRTGDIGRFDEDGFLVLLDRKKDMIISGGFNIYPSDLEAVVREHPAVSEVSVVGVPSERWGETPVAFVVLHAGAGASADEVLAWANERLGKTQRLAAIHEVESLPRSAIGKVLKRELRDRVAVA; encoded by the coding sequence ATGACCCAACCGACTCCGCTCCAACGCCCTTTCACCACCATGTCCGTGCTTGTGCGCGAGCACGCCGCGCAGCGCCCCGCGCAGCGCGCGCTGATGCATGGCGAGCGCGCGCTCGACTACGCCGGGCTCGACGCCGCCATGGACCGCGTTGCCGCGGCACTGGCGCGCGACGGGGTGCGGCCCGGCGAAGCCATCGCCATCTGCGCCGCATCGTCGATCGAATACGCCGCGGTGTACCTCGGCGCGGTGCGCGCCGGCGTGGTGGTCGCGCCGCTCGCGCCCTCGTCCACGCCCGACAGCCTGGCCGGCATGATTGCCGACGCCGGCGCGCGCATCGTGTTCACCGACGCCAGCGTCGCCGACGTGCTGGCGCCGGTGCGCGCCAGGCTGGCCGGCACGCCGGTGGTCACGCTGGACGGCAGCGCGGCGGGCCAGCCCTACGCGGACTGGCTCGCGCCCGCCGGCACGCCGGTGGCCGAACCCGATATCCACCCGGAGATGCCGCTCAACATCATCTATTCCTCTGGCACCACCGGCACGCCCAAGGGCATCGTGCAATCGCACGGCATGCGCTGGGCCCATGTGTCGCGCGGCGCCGCCACCGGCTATGGCACCGACGCCGTCACGCTGCTGTCGACGCCGCTGTATTCCAACACCACGCTGGCCAGCTTCTTTCCCACCATCGGGCTGGGCGGCACCGCCATCCTGATGGCGAAGTTCGATGCGGCCCAGTACCTGGCGCTGGCGCAGCGGCATCGCGTCACGCACACCATGCTGGTGCCGGTGCAGTACCAGCGGCTGCTGGCGCATCCGGCGTTCGATCAACATGACCTGTCGTCGTTCCGGCACAAGTTCTGCACCAGCGCGCCGTTCAGCCCCGCCCTGAAGGCCGAAGTGCTGCGGCGCTGGCCGGGCGCGCTGACCGAGCTCTACGGCATGACCGAAGGCGGCGGCGGCTGCCTGCTGTTCGCCGACCAGTTCCCGCACAAGCTGCACACCGTCGGGCGCCCCGCCACCGGTGCCGACGTGCGCATCATCGACGAAGCCGGCCGCGAACTGCCGCCCGGCAGCACCGGCGAAGTGGTGGGCCGCTCGGCGGCGATGATGAACGGCTACCACAACCAGCCCGAAAAGACCGCCGAGACCGAATGGCACGACGCGCAGGGCCAGCGCTTTATCCGCACCGGCGACATCGGCCGCTTCGATGAGGACGGCTTCCTGGTGCTGCTGGACCGCAAGAAGGACATGATCATCTCGGGCGGCTTCAACATCTATCCTAGCGACCTCGAGGCGGTGGTGCGCGAGCACCCGGCGGTGTCGGAAGTGTCGGTGGTCGGCGTGCCGTCGGAACGCTGGGGCGAGACGCCGGTGGCCTTTGTCGTCCTGCACGCCGGCGCCGGCGCCAGCGCTGACGAGGTGCTGGCGTGGGCCAACGAACGCCTGGGCAAAACCCAGCGGCTGGCCGCGATCCACGAGGTGGAGAGCCTGCCGCGCAGCGCCATCGGCAAGGTGCTCAAGCGCGAACTGCGCGACCGCGTCGCGGTGGCCTGA
- the dapE gene encoding succinyl-diaminopimelate desuccinylase, giving the protein MNPTLALTEDLIRRRSVTPADEGCQAILETRLKALGFDCEALVSGPDDFRVTNLWAVKRGTQGKDGKLLVFAGHTDVVPTGPLEQWHSDPFEPTHRDGKLYGRGAADMKTSIAGFVVAVEEFVKAHPAHAGSIGFLITSDEEGPAHDGTVKVVEALSARGERLDYCVIGEPTSVNALGDMVKNGRRGSLSGKLTVKGIQCHIAYPHLGRNPIHDAAPALAELAAEVWDAGNEYFPPTSWQMSNIHGGTGATNVIPGHVTIDFNFRFSTASTPEGLKARVHAILDRHSLDYTLDWTLGGEPFLTPRGELSEALSAAIKAETGFDTELSTTGGTSDGRFIARICPQVIEFGPPNASIHKIDEHVEVRFIEPLKNVYRGVLERLIA; this is encoded by the coding sequence ATGAACCCCACCCTCGCCCTTACCGAAGACCTGATCCGCCGCCGCTCCGTCACGCCCGCCGACGAAGGCTGCCAGGCCATCCTGGAAACCCGCCTGAAGGCGCTTGGCTTCGACTGCGAAGCGCTGGTCAGCGGGCCCGACGATTTCCGCGTCACCAACCTGTGGGCGGTCAAGCGCGGCACGCAGGGCAAGGACGGCAAGCTGCTGGTGTTCGCCGGCCATACCGATGTGGTGCCGACCGGCCCGCTGGAGCAATGGCACTCGGACCCGTTTGAGCCGACCCACCGCGACGGCAAGCTGTACGGCCGCGGCGCCGCCGACATGAAGACCTCGATCGCCGGCTTCGTGGTGGCGGTGGAGGAGTTCGTCAAGGCCCATCCCGCGCACGCCGGTTCGATCGGCTTCCTGATCACCAGCGACGAGGAAGGCCCGGCGCACGACGGCACCGTCAAGGTGGTCGAGGCGCTGTCCGCGCGCGGCGAGCGCCTGGACTACTGCGTGATCGGCGAGCCGACCTCGGTCAACGCGCTCGGCGACATGGTCAAGAACGGGCGCCGCGGCTCGCTGTCGGGCAAGCTCACGGTCAAGGGCATCCAGTGCCATATCGCGTATCCGCACCTGGGCCGCAACCCGATCCATGACGCCGCGCCGGCGCTGGCCGAACTGGCCGCCGAAGTGTGGGACGCGGGCAACGAGTACTTCCCGCCCACCAGCTGGCAGATGTCGAACATCCACGGCGGCACCGGCGCCACCAACGTGATCCCCGGCCACGTCACCATCGACTTCAACTTCCGCTTCTCGACGGCCAGCACGCCCGAGGGCCTGAAGGCACGCGTGCATGCCATCCTGGACCGCCACAGCCTCGACTACACGCTCGACTGGACCCTCGGCGGCGAGCCCTTCCTGACGCCGCGCGGCGAGCTGTCCGAAGCGCTGTCGGCGGCGATCAAGGCCGAGACCGGCTTCGACACCGAGCTGTCGACCACCGGCGGCACCTCCGATGGACGCTTTATCGCCAGGATCTGCCCGCAGGTGATCGAGTTCGGCCCGCCCAACGCCAGCATCCACAAGATCGACGAGCACGTCGAAGTGCGCTTCATCGAGCCGCTGAAGAACGTGTACCGCGGCGTGCTGGAACGCCTGATCGCCTGA
- the dapC gene encoding succinyldiaminopimelate transaminase, whose translation MNPRLDLLQPYPFEKLRVLFAQVKAADKPAISFGIGEPKHPTPAFIKQALAESLAGLANYPTTAGSDALRQCIAGWLERRYGLPRVNAATEVLPVTGSREALFAFAQTVVDGTRPGALVLCPNPFYQIYEGAALLAGATPVFANSDPARNFAPAFDRIADEVWQKVQLLFVCTPGNPTGAVLSLEDWKQLFALSDRYGFVIASDECYSEIYFDEGRAPLGALEAAHRLGRSFERLVVFSSLSKRSNVPGLRSGFVAGDAALLKQFLLYRTYHGGAMNPAVQSASIAAWNDEAHVRENRAAYVRKFSEVTPMLAEVLDVALPDAGFYLWADVSRTGLSDTEFAARLLAEQNVTVLPGSYLAREADGINPGANRVRMALVATPEECVEGARRIVEFCKSLA comes from the coding sequence GTGAATCCGCGCCTCGACCTGCTCCAGCCCTACCCGTTCGAGAAACTGCGGGTGCTCTTTGCGCAAGTAAAGGCTGCCGACAAGCCGGCCATCAGCTTCGGCATTGGTGAACCCAAGCATCCGACGCCTGCGTTCATCAAGCAAGCGCTGGCAGAGTCGCTTGCGGGGCTGGCGAATTATCCCACAACGGCCGGTTCCGATGCACTACGGCAGTGCATTGCCGGCTGGCTGGAGCGCCGCTACGGCCTGCCCAGGGTCAATGCCGCCACCGAAGTGCTGCCCGTGACCGGCTCGCGCGAGGCGCTGTTCGCCTTTGCCCAGACCGTGGTCGACGGCACCCGGCCGGGCGCGCTGGTGCTGTGCCCCAACCCGTTCTACCAGATCTACGAAGGCGCGGCGCTGCTGGCCGGCGCCACGCCGGTCTTCGCCAACAGCGACCCGGCGCGCAATTTCGCCCCGGCGTTCGACCGCATTGCCGACGAGGTCTGGCAGAAGGTGCAACTGCTCTTTGTCTGCACCCCCGGCAACCCGACCGGCGCGGTGCTGTCGCTGGAAGACTGGAAGCAGCTGTTCGCGCTGTCCGACCGCTACGGCTTCGTCATTGCCTCCGACGAGTGCTATTCCGAGATCTATTTCGACGAGGGCCGCGCGCCGCTGGGCGCGCTCGAGGCCGCGCACCGGCTGGGCCGCAGCTTCGAACGCCTGGTGGTGTTCTCGAGCCTGTCCAAGCGCTCCAACGTGCCCGGCCTGCGCTCGGGCTTCGTCGCCGGCGACGCCGCGCTGCTGAAGCAGTTCCTGCTGTACCGCACCTACCACGGTGGCGCCATGAACCCCGCGGTGCAGAGCGCCAGCATCGCCGCGTGGAACGACGAAGCGCATGTGCGCGAAAACCGCGCCGCCTACGTGCGCAAGTTCAGCGAAGTCACGCCGATGCTGGCGGAAGTCCTCGACGTGGCGCTGCCCGATGCCGGCTTCTACCTGTGGGCCGACGTCTCGCGCACCGGCCTGTCCGATACCGAATTCGCCGCGCGGCTGCTGGCCGAGCAGAACGTGACCGTGCTGCCCGGCAGCTACCTGGCGCGCGAGGCCGACGGCATCAACCCCGGCGCCAACCGCGTGCGCATGGCGCTGGTGGCGACGCCGGAGGAATGCGTGGAGGGGGCGCGGCGGATCGTGGAATTCTGCAAATCGCTGGCCTGA
- a CDS encoding tripartite tricarboxylate transporter substrate binding protein — protein sequence MPFPSRPARGRRAWLAAMLATAAAAALPAGAAAETWPARPIQLLIPYPPGGSADLLARPVAAKLQERLGQPVVLEYRPGAGGTIASQALARARPDGYTLIMVLAAHAINASLYPRLPYDTRKDFAPVSLVANLPMILAGSPSLQATNVKELIAEAKAAPGKLTFASAGNGNTGHLAGELFDSVAGIKMTHVPYKGSAQVVTAMLSGEVQLTFDSISTTLPHVKSGKLRALAVTGSQRAAVAPEVPTLAEAGVPGISITGWYAMLAPAGTPQPVIDRLSTEIATVLRQPDLTATLAANGYEPVGSTPAALRTHIDAEINRWSKVVKDSGAQIQ from the coding sequence ATGCCATTCCCATCGCGCCCCGCCCGGGGCCGCCGCGCATGGCTGGCGGCCATGCTGGCCACGGCCGCCGCAGCCGCCCTGCCGGCCGGCGCCGCCGCCGAAACCTGGCCGGCGCGTCCGATCCAGCTGCTGATCCCCTACCCGCCCGGCGGCAGCGCCGACCTGCTGGCGCGTCCGGTCGCCGCGAAGCTGCAGGAGCGCCTGGGCCAGCCGGTGGTGCTGGAATACCGTCCGGGCGCCGGCGGCACCATCGCCAGCCAGGCGCTGGCGCGCGCCAGGCCCGACGGCTACACGCTGATCATGGTGCTGGCCGCGCATGCCATCAATGCGAGCCTGTATCCCAGACTGCCGTACGACACACGCAAGGATTTCGCGCCGGTGTCGCTGGTGGCCAACCTGCCGATGATCCTGGCGGGCAGCCCGTCGCTGCAGGCCACCAATGTGAAGGAGCTGATCGCCGAGGCCAAGGCCGCGCCCGGCAAGCTCACCTTTGCCTCGGCGGGCAACGGCAATACCGGCCACCTGGCGGGCGAGCTGTTCGATTCGGTGGCGGGTATCAAGATGACCCATGTGCCGTACAAGGGCAGCGCGCAGGTCGTCACGGCGATGCTGTCGGGCGAAGTCCAGCTCACCTTCGACAGCATCTCGACCACGCTGCCGCATGTGAAGAGCGGCAAGCTGCGCGCGCTCGCCGTCACCGGCAGCCAGCGCGCCGCGGTCGCCCCCGAAGTACCGACGCTGGCCGAGGCCGGCGTGCCCGGCATCAGCATCACCGGCTGGTACGCGATGCTGGCACCGGCCGGCACGCCCCAGCCCGTGATCGACCGCCTCAGCACCGAGATCGCCACCGTGCTGCGCCAGCCGGACCTGACGGCGACGCTGGCCGCCAACGGCTATGAACCGGTGGGCTCGACGCCCGCCGCGCTGCGCACCCATATCGACGCCGAGATCAACCGCTGGAGCAAGGTGGTGAAGGACTCCGGCGCGCAGATCCAGTAA
- a CDS encoding ferritin-like domain-containing protein: protein MSEPSAAARPWSVSDIRYEAIDVARVRGDRDLFYLLVSASFIESGSDTYAGNLATYYARVPEAAGWLAEHWEAEELQHGLALRRYVEHVWPEFDWERGYARFFDEYRQTCSIDQFEPTEALEMAARCVVETGTAAYYRALEQASDEPVLRDLTRRISNDEVRHYKHFFHFFNRFAAAERLGRLRVLGALARRLLEIKNEDAAIALRNVLRMERGVESVSEDEVRALNTRVSGVIRRNIPIEMTVKMLLRPLHLHRGVERAVRAPLVAMVSRVILH, encoded by the coding sequence ATGAGTGAACCGTCAGCGGCCGCCCGGCCGTGGTCTGTCAGCGACATCCGCTACGAGGCGATCGACGTCGCGCGCGTGCGCGGCGACCGCGACCTGTTCTACCTGCTGGTGTCGGCATCGTTCATCGAGAGCGGCTCCGACACCTATGCGGGCAACCTCGCCACCTATTACGCCCGCGTGCCCGAAGCCGCCGGCTGGCTGGCCGAACACTGGGAAGCCGAGGAACTGCAGCATGGCCTGGCGCTGCGGCGCTATGTCGAGCATGTCTGGCCGGAATTCGACTGGGAGCGCGGCTATGCGCGCTTTTTCGACGAGTACCGCCAGACCTGCTCGATCGACCAGTTCGAGCCGACCGAGGCGCTCGAGATGGCGGCCCGCTGCGTGGTCGAAACCGGCACGGCCGCCTACTACCGGGCGCTGGAGCAGGCCAGCGACGAACCGGTGCTGCGCGACCTGACGCGGCGCATCTCCAACGACGAGGTGCGGCACTACAAGCACTTCTTCCACTTCTTCAACCGCTTCGCCGCGGCCGAGCGCCTGGGCCGGCTGCGCGTGCTGGGCGCGCTGGCGCGCCGGCTGCTGGAGATCAAGAACGAGGACGCGGCGATCGCGCTGCGCAATGTGCTGCGCATGGAACGCGGCGTCGAGTCGGTTTCCGAGGACGAGGTGCGCGCGCTCAATACGCGCGTGTCAGGCGTGATCCGCCGCAATATCCCGATCGAGATGACCGTCAAGATGCTGCTGCGGCCGCTGCACCTGCACCGCGGCGTGGAGCGCGCGGTGCGCGCGCCGCTGGTGGCGATGGTGTCGCGGGTGATCCTGCACTGA
- a CDS encoding DMT family transporter: protein MSTNTVAAPLAPADRHAVKASLSILIGASVWGIAWFPYRVLAGWGLGGMHAAALVSAVAAVLSLLAFRRHLGGLRAHWLFVAIGLAAGVTNAGFVWGSVNGHVMRVLLLFYLTPVWTALFARLFLGERLSAAGLALVGLALFGAGLMLWTPAVGVPLPGSAAEWSGLIGGMGFAVNNVLSRRAGQRFPDTDARVRTVVVYLGCTVVGVPAALLLDGPAVALVPGAQVSAAMLVLGLAAVLVVSNSVVQYGLQRLPANRVSLLMLFEIVIAAVSSWWLATEVLSWKEAAGGLCIIAAGALSGLVHRSRAAPAPATGAEAAACH, encoded by the coding sequence ATGAGCACAAATACCGTTGCGGCGCCGCTGGCGCCGGCCGACCGCCATGCGGTCAAGGCATCGCTTTCCATCCTGATCGGCGCCTCGGTGTGGGGCATCGCCTGGTTCCCGTACCGCGTGCTGGCCGGCTGGGGGCTGGGCGGCATGCACGCCGCGGCGCTGGTCAGCGCGGTGGCGGCGGTGCTGTCGCTGCTGGCCTTCCGCCGCCACCTCGGCGGCCTGCGCGCGCACTGGCTGTTCGTCGCGATCGGCCTGGCGGCGGGCGTGACCAACGCCGGCTTCGTCTGGGGCAGCGTCAACGGGCATGTGATGCGGGTGCTGCTGCTGTTCTACCTGACGCCGGTCTGGACCGCGCTGTTCGCGCGGCTGTTCCTGGGCGAGCGCTTGTCGGCGGCAGGGCTGGCGCTGGTGGGGCTGGCGCTGTTCGGCGCCGGGCTGATGCTGTGGACGCCCGCGGTGGGCGTGCCGCTGCCCGGCTCCGCGGCGGAATGGTCCGGGCTGATCGGCGGCATGGGCTTTGCCGTCAACAATGTGCTGTCGCGCCGCGCCGGGCAGCGCTTTCCGGACACCGACGCACGCGTGCGCACGGTGGTGGTCTACCTGGGCTGCACCGTGGTCGGCGTGCCGGCCGCGCTGCTGCTCGACGGCCCGGCGGTGGCGCTCGTGCCCGGCGCGCAGGTCAGCGCGGCCATGCTGGTGCTGGGACTGGCGGCGGTGCTGGTGGTCAGCAACTCGGTGGTGCAGTACGGGCTGCAGCGGCTGCCGGCCAACCGGGTGTCGCTGCTGATGCTGTTCGAGATCGTCATCGCCGCGGTGTCGTCGTGGTGGCTGGCGACCGAGGTGCTGAGCTGGAAGGAGGCCGCGGGCGGCCTGTGCATCATCGCCGCCGGCGCCTTGTCCGGACTGGTGCACCGCAGCCGCGCCGCGCCCGCGCCGGCCACAGGCGCCGAGGCCGCGGCCTGCCACTAG